In Vanrija pseudolonga chromosome 4, complete sequence, a single window of DNA contains:
- the ZW10 gene encoding Centromere/kinetochore protein zw10, whose amino-acid sequence MATVSLPIASLGAEDPAAGPARALATAVTTGGQPTSTSLATCAQELQTQSDSAEGALHSLIRTHQQTIVGQVTTGHALAASSAAIDNSFLSVERQFDILDNAHPTSLSPLVDTAVLRQSCRHEAAVANVTTSSLTLIKQQYDGLVNLEDAMWAGHGADEAFLVQLEQIPSQNAGIDTAVVTAIRNRYDLLRTMASEQLSNAWRAAISVSEGTSEGGPRIQVANQVELSTPRLSRLTPSSKPSSTKADRVQTYSVPQLFTALTRLGALPPLLRDLQARLIRTIVHSLVDGEASHAGRTQSSSSDTLQLNANPHQQPIDVVNNLKDVLLFIANQVYPAPSSEPETLIQQQFMSDIREESFHYVLDHLLLPAMPTSTSRLSAWADLVRQSAEWEDQLAKGTNSASVLGSFLATDAGERWILERQRILLRQGRRLVYEGWAAWTWKDVEVKEVDPATADLSAADAKATEPNMGDDDGWGFDEDEQQLPTKESSAVGADDSEENDGWDFDDESSTVSQPVVPKKPVKEARRLGKKVGSKPAPPAEGRLSDVEQHQVAKPRPRAISPLPSATKDIAAVSISSPSTYRISTICDEVLAMAADLGKDIESFSDLKLDYPSFASSSTRLAGQLAEILDFIRATTPIAHAAHLKSTPSATLQLGNDFTYIADGLRESQQAVSSAAFGEVSERFKAAGTTLFLSCAEDQISHVSTLLKGVNSLVGTADEAVFSNARAAVQQLIEFVEMLAKQVENVIEPPRYFQFLGLVIEAACATLLDDVLAMDDITEVESTRIGLLLAQIESLEHLFKSHSDDVSSIPTFVPDWLKLCYVNELLGANLVDITYLFENGSLVDFSPSELGKLIRALFADSEKRTKLLDKVEFAA is encoded by the exons ATGGCTACCGTTAGCCTGCCCATCGCCTCGCTTGGGGCTGAGGATCCGGCAGCCGGCCCGGCGAGGGCCCTCGCTACTGCCGTGACGACGGGCGGACAACCAACTTCAACTTCCCTTGCCACATGTGCCCAAGAGCTACAAACCCAATCTGATAGTGCAGAG GGTGCCCTCCACTCGCTCATAAGGACTCATCAACAAACCATTGTCGGCCAGGTGACAACGGGTCATGCGCTCGCGGCATCCTCAGCCGCTATCGACAATTCATTTCTGTCTGTTGAGCGCCAGTTCGACATTCTCGATAATGCG CACCCGAcgtctctctctcctctTGTGGACACGGCCGTGTTAAGGCAGAGCTGTCGGCATGAGGCGGCAGTCGCCAACGTCACGACATCGTCTCTCACGTTAATAAAGCAACAATACGATGGGCTGGTCAATCTAGAAGATGCAATGTGGGCTGGACACGGCGCTGATGAAGCGTTTCTCGTCCAGCTGGAGCAGATACCTTCGCAGAACGCTGGGATTGACACGGCAGTCGTGACTGCGATCAGG AACCGATATGACCTGCTGAGGACCATGGCATCCGAGCAGCTCTCCAATGCTTGGAGAGCCGCCATCTCTGTCAGTGAAGGCACTTCTGAAGGCGGACCGCGCATTCAAGTCGCGAATCAAGTAGAGTTATCTACGCCACGCC TCTCTCGCCTTACGCCATCCTCAAAGCCTTCCAGCACGAAGGCAGACCGTGTCCAAACCTACAGTGTTCCGCAACTGTTCACGGCCTTGACCAGGCTAGGTGCCTTGCCACCCCTTCTCCGAGACCTGCAAGCACGCCTTATCCGAACGATTGTTCATTCGCTCGTGGATGGTGAAGCCTCACATGCGGGGCGAACTCAATCCTCGTCATCAGACACATTGCAGCTCAACGCCAATCCGCACCAGCAACCTATTGACGTTGTCAACAATCTGAAGGATGTTCTCCTCTTCATTGCCAACCAAGTGTACCCCGCGCCCTCAAGTGAACCGGAAACTCTCATCCAACAGCAATTTATGTCAGACATAAGAGAGGAATCCTTTCACTACGTTCTGGACCACCTTCTTCTCCCCGCGATGCCCACATCAACTTCACGCCTATCCGCTTGGGCAGACTTGGTGCGTCAATCAGCTGAGTGGGAAGATCAATTGGCCAAAGGGACAAATTCGGCGTCCGTTCTCGGAAGCTTCCTCGCCACCGATGCGGGCGAAAGGTGGATCCTGGAACGCCAACGCATTTTACTTCGTCAGGGGCGGCGACTTGTCTACGAAGGTTGGGCGGCCTGGACGTGGAAGGACGTCGAAGTCAAAGAAGTAGACCCAGCCACTGCAGACCTCTCCGCAGCAGATGCCAAGGCAACAGAGCCCAATATGGGGGACGATGATGGCTGGGGCTTTGACGAAGACGAACAACAACTTCCAACAAAGGAATCTTCGGCTGTCGGTGCCGATGACTCCGAGGAAAACGACGGTTGGGACTTTGATGACGAGTCATCAACGGTTTCCCAACCTGTGGTTCCAAAGAAGCCTGTCAAGGAGGCTCGACGGTTAGGGAAGAAGGTTGGGTCCAAACCTGCACCTCCGGCGGAGGGACGATTGAGCGATGTCGAGCAACATCAAGTCGCCAAGCCAAGACCCCGCGCCATTTCGCCGCTTCCCAGTGCCACCAAAGATATCGCTGCAGTTTCGATATCTAGCCCGTCAACATACCGCATTTCCACCATTTGCGACGAGGTGCTAGCAATGGCGGCAGATTTGGGAAAGGACATTGAGAGTTTCTCCGACCTCAA GCTCGATTACCCGTCTTTCGCAAGTTCGAGCACTCGTTTAGCTGGCCAGCTTGCGGAAATTCTCGACTTCATCCGCGCGACCACTCCCATCGCCCACGCAGCTCACTTGAAGTCGACTCCTTCGGCGACCTTGCAGCTTGGGAACGACTTCACCTACATTGCGGATGGGCTTCGGGAGTCGCAACAGGCTGTATCTTCAGCGGCTTTTGGCGAGGTATCCGAGAGGTTCAAAGCTGCGGGAACGACATTATTCTTGTCCTGTGCTGAGGACCAGATATCACACGTTTCGACTCTTCTCAAGGGTGTTAACAGCCTTGTCGGTACGGCAGACGAGGCCGTCTTCTCCAACGCTCGAGCCGCCGTTCAGCAGCTCATCGAGTTTGTGGAGATGTTAGCGAAACAGGTTGAG AACGTCATCGAGCCTCCTCGGTACTTCCAGTTCCTTGGTCTCGTGAtcgaggcggcgtgcgcaACACTGTTGGACGACGTTTTGGCAATGGATGACATCACGGAAGTGGAATCCACCAGAATCGGACTGCTCTTGGCTCAGATTGAAAGCCTGGAGCATTTGTTCAAGAGCCACTCTGACGAC GTTTCAAGCATTCCCACCTTCGTGCCGGATTGGCTCAAGCTCTGCTACGTGAATGAGCTTCTT GGGGCGAATCTTGTGGATATCACCTATCTCTTTGAGAATGGCTCATTGGTGGACTTCAGTCCCAGTGAGCTTGGCAAGCTGATCCGGGCACTGTTTGCAGACAGCGAGAAGCGAACAAAGCTATTAGACAAAGTGGAGTTTGCAGCCTAG
- the ZW10 gene encoding uncharacterized protein: MATVSLPIASLGAEDPAAGPARALATAVTTGGQPTSTSLATCAQELQTQSDSAEGALHSLIRTHQQTIVGQVTTGHALAASSAAIDNSFLSVERQFDILDNAHPTSLSPLVDTAVLRQSCRHEAAVANVTTSSLTLIKQQYDGLVNLEDAMWAGHGADEAFLVQLEQIPSQNAGIDTAVVTAIRNRYDLLRTMASEQLSNAWRAAISVSEGTSEGGPRIQVANQVELSTPRPRRQTVSKPTVFRNCSRP, translated from the exons ATGGCTACCGTTAGCCTGCCCATCGCCTCGCTTGGGGCTGAGGATCCGGCAGCCGGCCCGGCGAGGGCCCTCGCTACTGCCGTGACGACGGGCGGACAACCAACTTCAACTTCCCTTGCCACATGTGCCCAAGAGCTACAAACCCAATCTGATAGTGCAGAG GGTGCCCTCCACTCGCTCATAAGGACTCATCAACAAACCATTGTCGGCCAGGTGACAACGGGTCATGCGCTCGCGGCATCCTCAGCCGCTATCGACAATTCATTTCTGTCTGTTGAGCGCCAGTTCGACATTCTCGATAATGCG CACCCGAcgtctctctctcctctTGTGGACACGGCCGTGTTAAGGCAGAGCTGTCGGCATGAGGCGGCAGTCGCCAACGTCACGACATCGTCTCTCACGTTAATAAAGCAACAATACGATGGGCTGGTCAATCTAGAAGATGCAATGTGGGCTGGACACGGCGCTGATGAAGCGTTTCTCGTCCAGCTGGAGCAGATACCTTCGCAGAACGCTGGGATTGACACGGCAGTCGTGACTGCGATCAGG AACCGATATGACCTGCTGAGGACCATGGCATCCGAGCAGCTCTCCAATGCTTGGAGAGCCGCCATCTCTGTCAGTGAAGGCACTTCTGAAGGCGGACCGCGCATTCAAGTCGCGAATCAAGTAGAGTTATCTACGCCACGCC CACGAAGGCAGACCGTGTCCAAACCTACAGTGTTCCGCAACTGTTCACGGCCTTGA
- the fmo1_2 gene encoding Thiol-specific monooxygenase yields the protein MTVDIIKPKVLIIGAGPAGLGAIEQFLSKGFDVVAFDARSSIGGLWADFDATPPEAVVTFDEYGHAIVLSENEHNGVLTPAPTPMYAGVIANTPRDVMTYRQRPYPPNTPFLPTYKQMKAYQERYAENYLPFIRHNRIVTRVRYTPPDHVPAPSSDGRTRKWLVEWTPTQTSGLPDVGTTYEEQFDNIVVANGSDSRPYVPYIAGLWDWKGQITHSRWYRRAEDFADKTVLVVGSGSSSADIVRELGMTFVENRQAKPKKVYRSIRSQPRLDAQLEKGWKDFIHTIGSIDQAWAPSDSSSAGRLRTVDGIELDDVDVIIFATSYVVRFEFLRQSDEPFASHPLIHYPQPPAGSPRPPPELVGKSTFDGGLRAHNLDGFQVFYLPDPTIAFLLLHAEAISWPFAELQAHAVAAYWSGSKAAELVQHPDEGNEAHSVVVLGHPAEFDYATKLLALIGEGGPEEVTSDGKWGEWVHWRKRIREFGHSKFSPVAAREEAQGVFRTPFIVSDEELATIT from the exons CGGGCTGGGTGCCATTGAGCAGTTCCTCTCCAAAGGGTTCGACGTAGTGGCCTTTGATGCTCGATCGAGCATTGGAGGACTGTGGGCCGACTTCGATGCCACGCCACCAGAAGCCGTGGTGACTTTCGACGAGTACGGCCACGCCATTGTCTTGTCGGAGAACGAGCACAACGGAGTCCTTACTCCAGCTCCGACCCCGATGTACGCAGGAGTCATTGCGAACACGCCGAGG GACGTCATGACTTACAGGCAACGCCCGTACCCCCCAAACACCCCGTTCCTCCCGACATACAAACAAATGAAGGCTTATCAGGAGCGCTATGCTGAGAATTATCTGCCCTTCATCCGCCACAACCGCATTGTGACCCGCGTGCGGTACACTCCTCCTGATCATGTTCCGGCCCCCAGCTCGGACGGCCGTACCAGGAAGTGGCTCGTGGAGTGGACTCCGACTCAGACGTCGGGTCTCCCCGATGTCGGTACCACCTATGAGGAGCAGTTCGACAACATTGTGGTTGCCAACGGAAGCGATTCGAGGCCCTATGTTCCCTATATTGCCGGCTTATGGGACTGGAAGGGTCAGATCACTCACTCTCGATGGTACCGAAGAGCTGAGGATTTTGCCGATAAG ACGGTTCTTGTTGTCGGATctggctcctcgtcggccgacaTCGTTCGCGAGCTTGGAATGACCTTCGTTGAGAACAGGCAAGCAAAGCCGAAGAAGGTGTATCGATCGATTCGAAGCCAACCACGATTGGATGCTCAGCTTGAGAAAGGTTGGAAAGACTTCATCCACACGATTGGAAGCATCGACCAGGCATGGGCCCCTTCTGATAGCTCGTCGGCTGGACGTCTTCGAACTGTCGATGGCATTGAGCTGGACGATGTGGAC GTCATCATCTTCGCTACGTCGTACGTTGTGCGGTTCGAGTTCCTTCGTCAGTCCGATGAGCCGTTCGCCAGCCATCCCCTTATCCACTATCCTCAACCGCCTGCCGGAtcgcctcgacctcctccggAGCTTGTCGGCAAATCCACCTTTGACGGTGGTCTTCGTGCACACAACTTGGACGGCTTCCAGGTGTTCTACCTACCGGACCCAACGATTGCCTTCCTGCTTTTGCATGCGGAGGCCATCTCATGGCCGTTTGCGGAGCTGCAGGCCCATGCTGTGGCTGCTTACTGGTCAGGCTCCAAGGCCGCAGAACTGGTCCAACACCCTGACGAGGGGAATGAAGCCCACAGTGTCGTTGTTCTGGGCCACCCTGCAGA GTTTGACTACGCCACAAAGCTGCTGGCACTGATCGGAGAGGGTGGACCTGAAGAAGTAACGAGTGATGGCAAATGGGGGGAATGGGTCCATTGGAGGAAACGCATTCGCGAGTTCGGACACTCCAAGTTCTCACCTGTCGCTGCTCGGGAGGAGGCGCAAGGTGTATTCCGTACCCCTTTCATCGTCAGTGACGAGGAACTCGCGACCATTACCTAG